The window ACATTAGAGGTCAATGGAAGGAATGCCCCCTAACATTGaaagtcaatggaaagaatgccacctaACATTAGAGGTCAAAGCAATAAATGCTCTCCTTACACTGGGGCAATTTAAATAATCCCCTTATATTAGTAGCCAATGGAAGGAATGCCCCTCTAACATTGGAGGTCAATGCAAAGAATGCCCCTAACATTggagtcaatttaaaaaaaaaacccttcttatATTAGATTTCAATAGAAGAAATGCCCCCCTGACAGCTAAAAGGATGTTTGGTGTTGGCGGTTACTTATTTGTAAATCGGGAGCAGAGGTTCCATTGGCCTCACATTGCGGTCGAGTACCACCACCAATTCTAAAACTGTTTTATGTGGAAGGTCTACCTGCAACTGTTCAAAGAACCCCAGCAACCCCTTATGGATCCCTTGTTGTAAAGAGTTGATCCAGTTAGACATCAGCTAGCCATATTCATTCTCTGCATCCAACGTACAATCTCTGTACAATCTGGATTCACCCATTCTGTGCAATATGATTTGGAAGGATCCAGCTACTACAGAAATAAAACGAGTGCAGGTAGCAGCAGCAGGTGAGGTTGGATCAGTGCCGGATCTCTGCATGTAAAGggcaataataaaacacagaacaatGAATACAATGGCGAGTACATCACCGCTGCATGTGTTACCTCCTTAGGCTGACTCAGATCCAGCAATAAGCAGGTAGCAGGTGAAGGTTGGCTTACCTGTCCGCAGATCCCGCTTGTCTCTTACACTGTCCGGGGATCCCTGCCAACTTAAACGCTCCCGGCTAGGCGGAGCCTCTCCAAATGTCAAAACATTCCCATCCTGTTCAAGAAGAATTAAAACAACTTCTCCCCCTCCGATCCTCTGCAGTGCCGACCCATAAACATGAATCTGGGGAGAAAGGGCGGGCACAGGATGAATCTGCAAATCAAAGATAAAAGAATTTTTATCGGTACGCTGACCAATCGATTGTGCGGTGATCTCCATCCATCtgttatctcccctcctattgtgtacacctcctagattgtaagctcttctggtcagggtcctctcctcctcctgggtcactgtctgtatttgtctgtcatttgcaacccctatttaatgtacagcgctgcttaatatgttggtgctatataaatcctgtttattattataaatctgtTGTTTCCAAAAAATGTCAATCAGACTGAATTTGTATTCAGTTTGTGTCACATGGTTTTGGTTATCCAAAGATTAGAAGATTGATGGTATGAAAAGATCCCAGAATTGCCCCTCACTGTCAGAGTTCTGTATTTAAAGTTAAAAGGgaattttctctcacttcctttaCGGGGTCACATggacaggaaataagagaaaatatccctgattaaagaaatgtaaactttaccccactttatccaaaacatgaaaacaaacatttggctAAAATTAGATTAAATGGCAAGCTCTGCAGTCTAGGTATGCTTGGCAGCCCTCCAACAGTTCCCTGATTGGTTATTAATTTTGGAGGGGAATCATCCTGAgatctctaaataaaataaagatgaaagAAGTGTAC of the Pyxicephalus adspersus chromosome 11, UCB_Pads_2.0, whole genome shotgun sequence genome contains:
- the LOC140341454 gene encoding uncharacterized protein isoform X2, which gives rise to MAPIRLLAIRTGSIQITGIDHVTHPRRRRHCHSIKIHVYGSALQRIGGGEVVLILLEQDGNVLTFGEAPPSRERLSWQGSPDSVRDKRDLRTGKPTFTCYLLIAGSESA